A genomic segment from Diospyros lotus cultivar Yz01 chromosome 5, ASM1463336v1, whole genome shotgun sequence encodes:
- the LOC127802268 gene encoding pathogenesis-related protein PRB1-2-like produces the protein MATPKISVLFIMVLAMVHLSIAQNSPEDYLEQHNAARANVGVKPLVWNKTLEEYAENYSTERSTNCNMVHSNGPYGENLALGSGDFGAAEAVKLWVDEKKYYNYEANICVLSDVGCLHYTQVVWNTTTDVGCGRVLCKNLDLWFITCSYYPRGNYIGNHPY, from the coding sequence ATGGCAACTCCAAAGATTTCAGTACTCTTCATCATGGTCTTAGCCATGGTTCATCTCTCCATAGCCCAAAACTCTCCGGAAGACTACCTTGAGCAGCATAATGCGGCTCGAGCCAACGTGGGAGTCAAGCCGCTTGTATGGAACAAAACCTTGGAGGAATATGCCGAGAACTACTCTACTGAGAGGAGCACCAACTGTAACATGGTGCATTCTAACGGGCCATACGGCGAGAACCTAGCCCTAGGCTCGGGTGATTTTGGGGCGGCGGAGGCGGTTAAGTTGTGGGTGGATGAGAAGAAGTATTACAACTATGAAGCCAATATTTGTGTTCTTTCCGATGTAGGGTGCTTGCATTATACTCAAGTTGTTTGGAACACGACCACCGACGTTGGATGCGGTAGGGTTCTTTGCAAGAATCTGGACTTGTGGTTCATCACTTGCAGCTACTATCCCCGGGGAAATTACATCGGCAACCACCcttactaa
- the LOC127802331 gene encoding pathogenesis-related protein 1A-like, protein MALSKLQLFIIVSLTMAFAMGQLSLAQNSPIDFLAAHNVARASVGLKPMIWNRTVAAYAQKYASVRSADCNLEHSEGPYGENIAEGYGDLSATDAVKMWVDEKQYYDHDTNTCSVPDGGCLHYTQVVWRKSTDIGCARAHCKNGWWFVTCNYYPPGNYIGEVPY, encoded by the coding sequence ATGGCACTTTCCAAGCTTCAACTCTTTATCATTGTTTCCTTGACCATGGCCTTCGCCATGGGTCAGCTTTCCCTAGCCCAAAACTCCCCGATAGACTTCCTCGCTGCACACAACGTTGCTCGGGCCAGCGTCGGGCTCAAGCCGATGATATGGAATAGAACGGTGGCGGCCTATGCCCAAAAATATGCCAGTGTGAGGAGTGCCGATTGCAACTTGGAACATTCAGAGGGGCCATATGGCGAGAATATTGCTGAAGGCTATGGTGATTTAAGCGCGACAGATGCAGTGAAGATGTGGGTGGATGAGAAGCAATACTATGACCATGACACCAACACTTGTAGCGTTCCAGATGGAGGGTGCTTGCATTATACTCAAGTTGTTTGGCGAAAGAGCACCGACATTGGTTGTGCTAGGGCTCATTGCAAGAATGGCTGGTGGTTTGTTACATGCAACTACTATCCCCCGGGAAATTACATCGGCGAAGTTCCTTactaa